The DNA segment TCATTCCTTTTCCAGCACCAAAATAGTTAGGGTTCGGCTCAGCATAGTTAGATTTTGTATAGTTAATCACTTCTGTCATATCATCACTATTTGCCATAACTCTTTGTGCAGAGGCCTTCGTGCTCTTAACTGCATCATAAATAGTATAATTGTACATTCCTAAATATTTAACAATATAATTTCGATCAAATCCTCTTGTCAATAATTGAGGTCGATCGACTTCTGCTAGAGATAAATTGGCGCAAGAAATCGCTAATGACAATGAAAAAAGAACAGAAACCTTTCTTCGATTCATATCCTTGATTTCAATTTTAACCAAACGAAATGCAAGCAATCCTATTAAAATAACAATATCAATAAAAAATAAAACGTCATATGGTCTTAATAGAGAAGTCACACTTCCACTTACATCTCCAAAGTTTTGCGTCTGAGTTAAAGTTGGCAATGTAATAAAATCATTGAAGAAACGGTAAAATAACACATTCGCATACAATAAAAAAGACATAAGAAATTCGATAACAATAAGACCTATATATTTTTTTCTTCCTTTAAGGAAAAATGATAAACCTAAAAAAAGTAACGAAGATCCTAAAGGATTGAAAAATAACAGAAACCTTTGTAAGGGATTTTCTATTCCTAAATCAAATTGTGTTAATTGAATGATATATGTTTTAACCCAAAGGAAAAAAACAGTCAAAAAGAAAAAGCCAATATATTTATTGAAAATACTTTGACCTCTGTGAAGTAATGTATTCATTTTTTTACACCTGCCTTCTAGAAACGTATTATTACAAAATATTATTGATTTGGATATATGTGATTAGTTCCAAATCACCTAACATCTAGCATACATGTTAATTATGAACAGATTATGAACAAACCAAGAAATGTTGGTACATAATTGTAAATTAACCCCCAACAGAGTGAAAAGAAAAATAAGAAGCAGGTTCCCAAAGGAATCCTGCTTCTTCTATCATTAATGCTTCATATTTGAGAGTTGGTTCATACACTCCTGAACAAGTGTGACTCCTTGACTCATGGCCGCCCCGCCTCCAAGTGCTGCGGCCACTCCAATTGTTTCAAAAATTTCTTTCTCAGTACAGCCTTGATCAATGCATCCTTTTGTATGATAAATTATGCAATATTCATCCTGCGAATAGACACTTATTCCAAGCGCAATTAAGTGTTTGTTTTTTTGAGAAATTTCTCCTTCTTTAAAACACGCACCCGTAAATTCATTGTAGGCACCAATTAAATCTGGCATCATCTGCGTGTAGGTTCCAATTCCTTGTTTATAATTATTCAAGTGTGTTTGGATAGAATTGTTTACTCCTGCTTGTTCCATTATTGTTCTCCCTTTCTTTCCACTTTAATTTAACCACTCCATTTTAGGTTAATTATTTTCAGTGAATTTATACTTTCAATGCAATCACGCGAAATGAATTTTTTTAGTCATACAAAACATTAATTATTTTTATTCTAATGGACAAACTAATTGATGTGCTTCAAGAAAGGTGGCACTTCAAGTGAATAAATTATCTTATAATTTAAGGAGGGTTACGATGGGAATATTAAATGGAAACCCTAAAGAAGAGCCTTTACATTACGGAGAAGTGTTTGATATATGGGCTTCTCTTTTAGCTGGAAATAGCTTGATTGCTGGGTACCAAACAATGCTGAACCATGCAGGTGACGATGATTTGAAAAAGCTAATCGTCGAAGCAATTGAAAACTGCCAACAGGAAAAAAAGCAA comes from the Neobacillus sp. PS2-9 genome and includes:
- a CDS encoding carboxymuconolactone decarboxylase family protein — encoded protein: MEQAGVNNSIQTHLNNYKQGIGTYTQMMPDLIGAYNEFTGACFKEGEISQKNKHLIALGISVYSQDEYCIIYHTKGCIDQGCTEKEIFETIGVAAALGGGAAMSQGVTLVQECMNQLSNMKH